The Mesotoga sp. BH458_6_3_2_1 genome has a window encoding:
- a CDS encoding 1-acyl-sn-glycerol-3-phosphate acyltransferase: MKLVFSIVELAITWILIPVLLYAGAPFSAALGMRIFGSVIIAGSLFLSIYSALVLYYWSGRLPTFFFGPETTVQSGPYRFVRHPFSAGFIAFIFGLGILCGDYWRLLYVVAIGAAVVLHSLLQERLAIKNIDGYKEYKEEIPFMFPDPRRRISFDKSRSVPWQFIVASFVVKLVILFVLPSKVKNSKVLRQRRPFVIALAHQTHFDGPLIFYSTWRYIRFVGTAIYVDRLGLLGWLSVIPVRRYAVDTSAIRQMLATIKQGVPLGIAPEAARSWDGRPLHTKREIWKLFRMLKIPIIPVKFFGVQRLWPRWSKIFSIGTSTIEFGNPVEADDPQLEEKVMDFLGKEDPTFKLPYRNYKHIEKLIWRCPSCGAISSIKGFRSGFSCSSCGKSWTKPTVNEVIQIHDKIMPGSMGLSFPIKDEVIYNEKKVVATMYEDHAIIGDYRLDYDLIKNSSIEKSIEPVFGIANEMVSFISTTSALMWQEVVDFQIKFRLKKENYHTDLWG; the protein is encoded by the coding sequence ATGAAACTAGTCTTTTCGATCGTTGAACTGGCGATAACATGGATTTTAATTCCAGTTCTGCTTTACGCAGGCGCTCCGTTTTCGGCGGCATTGGGTATGAGGATTTTCGGCTCCGTAATAATTGCCGGATCTCTTTTTCTGTCGATCTACTCCGCTTTGGTCTTGTATTACTGGTCGGGAAGACTTCCGACCTTTTTCTTCGGTCCCGAAACAACTGTTCAGAGCGGGCCGTACAGATTTGTCCGCCATCCATTCAGTGCAGGATTCATAGCCTTTATCTTTGGCCTCGGCATTCTCTGTGGAGATTACTGGAGACTGCTTTACGTTGTGGCTATCGGCGCAGCAGTTGTGCTGCATTCTCTTCTCCAGGAAAGGCTCGCAATAAAAAACATCGATGGCTACAAAGAGTATAAAGAAGAGATACCATTCATGTTTCCTGATCCGAGAAGGCGAATTTCCTTTGACAAGTCCAGATCAGTCCCGTGGCAGTTTATCGTCGCTTCCTTCGTTGTAAAGCTCGTTATCCTCTTTGTTCTGCCTTCGAAAGTAAAGAACTCGAAAGTGCTTAGGCAGAGGCGTCCATTCGTAATTGCTCTGGCGCATCAAACCCACTTTGATGGTCCACTGATCTTTTATTCCACGTGGCGATATATAAGATTCGTGGGCACAGCCATTTATGTTGACAGATTAGGATTACTGGGTTGGTTGAGCGTAATCCCGGTCAGAAGATATGCCGTAGATACTTCGGCGATCAGGCAGATGCTCGCGACAATTAAGCAGGGAGTTCCTCTCGGAATTGCACCGGAGGCAGCAAGATCGTGGGACGGCAGGCCTCTTCATACAAAAAGAGAGATCTGGAAGCTGTTCAGAATGTTGAAGATTCCCATAATTCCAGTCAAGTTCTTCGGAGTTCAGAGACTTTGGCCAAGATGGTCGAAGATATTCTCTATCGGTACTTCCACTATTGAATTCGGAAATCCCGTTGAAGCCGATGATCCTCAGCTCGAAGAAAAGGTTATGGATTTTCTGGGCAAGGAGGATCCCACATTCAAACTCCCTTACCGGAACTACAAGCACATCGAAAAGCTGATATGGCGCTGTCCTAGCTGCGGAGCCATATCCTCAATCAAAGGATTCAGAAGCGGCTTTTCCTGCTCTTCCTGTGGGAAAAGCTGGACAAAGCCAACTGTGAATGAAGTCATTCAAATACATGACAAAATCATGCCGGGAAGCATGGGGCTGTCCTTTCCCATAAAGGATGAGGTCATATATAATGAGAAAAAAGTTGTTGCGACTATGTATGAAGATCACGCGATTATCGGAGACTACAGGCTAGATTACGACCTAATAAAGAACTCTAGTATTGAGAAAAGCATTGAACCGGTCTTCGGGATTGCGAATGAAATGGTAAGCTTCATATCGACAACAAGTGCACTGATGTGGCAGGAAGTTGTCGACTTTCAGATCAAATTTAGACTTAAGAAAGAAAACTACCACACTGATCTCTGGGGATAG
- a CDS encoding NosD domain-containing protein: protein MRKLAYIVFMAMMIALLASGCFKMAPTAQLETEEAIFILKNGSIEVKAAKELSGLEVFLKARVEESEVSAKGTCAIVKQFEDGTYIATAIGGKFKSGETVMTIRGGFTDLKKLSIETMGVELEEEYGPQSQVPKDGVYVQDTWVSSNVSGNKLAIGAKNLNIVDYSDTPINGFSFVVKYDPADIEITGVTNRVSGASISEIDYSSTGVINVYAGYPDKSGVFIVAPTELLEITFNSKDVKTVSQVTLENVQVTVFDSNSEWNPVYISAVGTGGFITIGDPKLLGDFNLDGIVGTADLGEFATYYRETYTVITDLLAYYDIGPAKKAYGGAWEDIYTEAKPDLDVDLLDLVIMAQNWAVPKPTDFNYVKTLDELNAAIASDSFTSIVFGSDISGTPNVVGRLVDINLNGYTLTGDLNFDMNESGTINLYAGEIEGDLTVNAPNATFNNYADVTGEVTINGVSAGTWNEYFCENNLVWNAENSTLYVYCGAEGITFNASASRVVFDGPAIVTGGHFIEYAIIAPGTNVTFDTPPQHVEILDGTIWNSRTGSFYSTIQAAIDEADSGDTIFVGAGTYAEQLVIEKPLTLEGPNAGTHGFSDNRVPEAKLVFPDDPVYFDSPLEDVITEWRVLVEIGSENVTVDGFSFSNEGLFSEIKYMGGVFSYKGSLKVTNNSFEGFTTAIKTDIPIDTVYIENVEISYNYVHDNVRWTNSSIYIQGAGADVFENVTKNVGNSIQIQPYSNSGTGSVHDNEFESWLLGIWHNYAMKGSGTWTITNNKLTAASYPTVVEPKNWRGIEVQTFGSSKSGDAPRVEFRDNTIDAAKIIDEYRFDTVIGIRMSSPVSDDAVAVFENNAFINVRTGALRLDGTLNLGTVLSSNTFPEGFAVNEVGDMIGKFKVTNTTKKKGYDTIQAAINAADAGDVIEVSEGAHTIDSQININKAITLRGVVTNEEWKTKLQVSGSGYRLSVSASATIENFEIEKTDKTGVQNIIGIFASEVSIKSNKIYGRYELGDGEVSRAMEISGGLTDVLIENNEIYSLRQPAYINPNTTGSIKDNHVYLTRGWVIDGALMTFNGNTWGTGDDANATDIALLIETTLGEPYDDLEALKSANNNASIEDQRVNPDSIYVNASSAKSEGSPTYPFKTIAEGLNAVNENGTIYVAEGTYNENVIINKQGIKLIGEGYEDPSCTKINGAIAVTEANVEISGFMISGGGVAYSNAKAGIYIVGGTTGHKINGNKLVGSGNDPADGPGILFGYNASNVEISSNVIISWYQGMYINPSSNIVIEENTLESNYVGIGSDGLNDVSIVRNQFKNNEVEDWGSSNVGVDVSAQYNTFIHGEGSNCMAVAHYSGNMINATCNWWGSIDPVVIAGKVRGLVNWSPFWTTAVGPCGGYAPVRNITTGLPYTTIQAAFDDLYALDKPAEPTPYTIEVKEGTYDEQLLITQQENKNIVLRAVDGDEVVLRRTVIINGKGRHDGEESLTISGFEFTYDDEGFEGGKDFIVTTDPSAVTNGYAHNVTIENCSFSGNPADLSFVAIRNPKAGYDFIISDCQGYYLHSLVQFASAVTGAKIDNCTLVDCKSGLNLNASTNVQVNKLWFEGPGYGIRAGQSTGTPADTTLNIANSVLIGTSVCTVDQLGDPDTALVLRGDAPKNVTISQSVIMNTNSESYAIANVNSLNAGSYSLTISGNYWGETDYSSGLLGELGSAQVTCENYYKTATYTTVPPVLSNLVNIP, encoded by the coding sequence ATGAGGAAGCTTGCGTATATTGTTTTCATGGCAATGATGATCGCGCTGCTTGCATCTGGTTGCTTCAAGATGGCACCCACAGCTCAGCTTGAAACTGAAGAAGCGATCTTCATTCTTAAGAATGGATCAATTGAAGTGAAGGCTGCAAAAGAGCTCTCAGGGCTTGAAGTGTTTCTGAAGGCCAGAGTCGAAGAGAGTGAAGTCAGCGCAAAAGGAACATGTGCCATCGTGAAACAGTTTGAAGATGGTACATATATTGCCACGGCGATTGGTGGAAAGTTCAAATCAGGCGAAACGGTAATGACCATCAGGGGAGGCTTCACAGATCTAAAGAAGCTTTCTATAGAAACGATGGGAGTGGAGCTTGAGGAAGAATACGGACCGCAGTCACAGGTTCCTAAAGATGGAGTCTATGTACAGGATACATGGGTTTCGTCTAACGTATCAGGAAACAAACTAGCAATCGGTGCGAAGAACCTTAACATCGTAGACTACTCTGATACTCCGATTAACGGATTCAGCTTTGTCGTGAAATATGACCCAGCAGACATAGAGATTACTGGGGTCACAAACAGAGTCTCGGGAGCAAGTATAAGTGAGATTGATTACAGTTCCACTGGTGTAATCAACGTGTATGCTGGTTATCCTGATAAAAGCGGTGTTTTTATTGTGGCTCCAACAGAGCTTTTGGAAATCACATTCAATTCTAAAGACGTAAAAACAGTTTCTCAGGTAACTCTCGAAAACGTTCAGGTCACAGTCTTCGATTCCAATTCAGAATGGAATCCCGTTTACATTTCGGCTGTTGGTACAGGTGGCTTTATTACTATAGGAGATCCCAAACTCCTGGGTGATTTCAATCTTGACGGCATAGTGGGAACGGCAGATCTTGGGGAGTTCGCAACATATTACAGGGAAACCTACACAGTTATTACAGATCTGCTAGCCTATTACGACATTGGCCCTGCTAAGAAGGCCTACGGCGGAGCTTGGGAAGATATCTACACAGAAGCGAAGCCTGATCTTGATGTGGATCTACTTGATCTAGTTATCATGGCACAGAACTGGGCAGTACCAAAACCGACAGACTTCAACTATGTCAAGACTCTCGATGAGCTTAACGCTGCTATTGCCAGTGATAGTTTTACTTCGATAGTTTTCGGCTCTGACATTTCGGGAACCCCCAATGTTGTAGGAAGGTTGGTTGACATCAACCTCAACGGCTACACACTGACAGGTGATTTGAACTTCGATATGAATGAGTCAGGCACGATAAACCTCTATGCAGGCGAAATTGAAGGCGATCTCACAGTCAACGCGCCGAATGCAACGTTCAACAACTATGCAGATGTAACTGGTGAGGTAACTATCAATGGCGTTTCAGCAGGAACGTGGAATGAATACTTCTGCGAGAACAATCTTGTCTGGAACGCTGAAAATTCTACATTGTACGTTTATTGCGGAGCAGAAGGAATTACGTTCAATGCAAGCGCCTCAAGGGTCGTTTTTGACGGTCCTGCAATAGTCACGGGTGGGCATTTCATCGAGTATGCTATCATTGCTCCCGGAACGAATGTCACATTTGACACTCCTCCACAACACGTCGAAATTCTAGACGGCACCATATGGAACTCAAGAACCGGATCATTCTATTCCACTATCCAGGCAGCAATTGATGAGGCAGATTCAGGCGATACGATCTTCGTGGGAGCCGGGACATATGCTGAACAACTGGTGATAGAGAAACCGCTGACTTTAGAAGGTCCAAACGCCGGAACTCATGGCTTCAGTGATAATAGAGTTCCAGAAGCCAAATTGGTATTCCCGGATGATCCTGTCTATTTTGACAGTCCTCTCGAAGATGTGATAACAGAATGGAGGGTATTGGTAGAAATAGGGTCTGAAAATGTCACTGTTGATGGATTCAGTTTTAGCAATGAAGGATTGTTCAGTGAAATCAAGTATATGGGAGGAGTTTTCTCATATAAGGGTAGTCTAAAAGTCACTAACAATTCCTTCGAGGGATTCACGACTGCAATTAAAACGGATATCCCAATAGACACCGTATACATTGAAAACGTGGAAATCAGCTACAATTATGTTCACGATAACGTCAGATGGACAAACTCGAGTATATACATCCAGGGAGCCGGAGCGGATGTGTTTGAAAATGTTACGAAAAATGTTGGAAATTCGATTCAAATTCAGCCATACTCCAATTCTGGAACTGGATCGGTGCACGATAATGAATTCGAATCATGGTTATTAGGTATCTGGCACAATTACGCCATGAAAGGTTCAGGCACATGGACTATCACTAACAACAAGCTAACTGCTGCCTCTTACCCAACAGTGGTGGAACCTAAAAATTGGCGTGGAATAGAAGTTCAAACATTCGGATCTTCAAAATCAGGAGATGCTCCGAGAGTCGAATTCAGGGATAATACCATTGACGCTGCCAAAATCATTGATGAATACAGATTCGATACTGTTATTGGTATTAGAATGTCTTCGCCTGTTTCTGATGATGCGGTAGCTGTGTTCGAAAACAACGCTTTCATTAATGTAAGAACAGGAGCCCTCAGATTGGATGGCACTCTGAATCTCGGAACGGTCCTATCTAGCAATACCTTCCCCGAAGGATTTGCTGTAAATGAAGTGGGAGACATGATCGGCAAGTTCAAAGTTACGAACACCACAAAGAAAAAGGGTTACGACACTATCCAGGCGGCAATTAATGCGGCTGATGCAGGAGATGTGATTGAGGTTTCCGAAGGTGCTCACACGATCGATTCCCAGATAAACATCAACAAGGCCATAACCCTCCGGGGTGTCGTCACAAACGAAGAGTGGAAAACGAAGCTCCAGGTTAGTGGTTCCGGTTATCGCCTTAGCGTTTCTGCAAGTGCAACGATCGAGAACTTTGAGATTGAGAAGACCGATAAGACAGGGGTTCAAAACATAATCGGTATTTTTGCTTCTGAGGTGTCAATAAAGTCAAACAAGATTTATGGACGCTATGAGTTAGGTGACGGTGAAGTAAGTCGTGCCATGGAAATCTCAGGAGGCCTTACAGATGTCCTTATCGAAAACAATGAGATCTATTCGCTAAGGCAACCCGCATATATCAATCCGAATACTACTGGAAGCATTAAAGACAATCATGTGTACCTTACACGAGGATGGGTAATTGACGGAGCACTGATGACTTTCAATGGAAATACCTGGGGAACTGGCGATGATGCCAATGCCACCGATATTGCACTTCTCATAGAGACTACTCTAGGTGAGCCTTATGATGACCTTGAGGCATTGAAGAGCGCCAATAACAACGCCAGTATCGAAGACCAGAGAGTTAATCCTGACAGTATTTACGTAAATGCTAGTTCGGCTAAGAGCGAGGGTAGTCCTACTTATCCGTTCAAGACGATAGCTGAAGGGCTGAATGCCGTCAACGAAAATGGAACTATTTACGTTGCTGAAGGAACCTACAATGAGAATGTGATAATCAACAAGCAAGGTATCAAGCTAATCGGCGAAGGTTACGAAGATCCTTCCTGCACCAAAATCAATGGAGCAATTGCAGTAACTGAAGCTAATGTAGAGATCTCCGGATTCATGATATCTGGCGGCGGGGTGGCCTACAGCAACGCAAAGGCCGGTATATACATAGTAGGCGGTACTACGGGACATAAGATTAACGGCAACAAATTGGTCGGAAGCGGAAACGATCCAGCAGACGGTCCTGGTATTCTCTTTGGCTATAACGCAAGCAATGTAGAAATCAGTTCAAACGTCATTATTAGCTGGTATCAAGGTATGTATATCAACCCTTCCAGTAATATTGTCATAGAAGAAAATACTCTTGAATCAAACTATGTGGGTATCGGTTCCGATGGCCTAAATGACGTGTCTATTGTTCGAAACCAGTTCAAAAACAACGAAGTTGAAGATTGGGGCTCGAGTAATGTTGGTGTAGATGTCAGTGCACAATACAACACATTTATCCATGGAGAAGGCAGCAACTGCATGGCAGTGGCCCACTATTCAGGGAACATGATCAATGCTACATGCAACTGGTGGGGTTCAATCGATCCTGTGGTCATCGCTGGTAAAGTGAGGGGTCTGGTAAACTGGTCGCCATTCTGGACTACTGCTGTAGGACCTTGCGGTGGATATGCTCCTGTTAGAAACATCACCACTGGTCTTCCTTACACGACAATCCAGGCTGCCTTTGATGATCTCTACGCTCTCGATAAGCCTGCTGAACCTACACCCTACACGATTGAGGTGAAAGAGGGAACGTACGATGAGCAACTGCTCATAACACAGCAAGAGAACAAGAATATCGTGCTTCGGGCAGTAGATGGAGACGAAGTTGTTCTTAGGAGAACTGTGATAATCAATGGTAAAGGCAGGCACGATGGTGAAGAATCTTTGACAATCAGTGGGTTTGAATTCACTTATGATGATGAAGGCTTTGAAGGCGGTAAAGATTTCATAGTAACAACAGACCCAAGCGCAGTGACAAACGGATACGCTCACAACGTCACTATAGAAAACTGCTCCTTTTCTGGTAATCCTGCTGATCTGAGTTTCGTTGCGATAAGGAACCCTAAAGCGGGTTATGACTTCATAATAAGTGATTGCCAGGGATATTATTTGCACAGTCTAGTGCAATTTGCGAGTGCAGTTACAGGCGCCAAGATTGATAATTGTACACTTGTTGATTGCAAGAGCGGGCTTAATCTAAATGCCTCCACCAATGTTCAGGTTAATAAACTTTGGTTTGAAGGTCCTGGCTACGGGATTCGAGCCGGTCAGTCAACCGGGACCCCAGCCGATACTACTCTGAATATTGCCAATAGTGTACTGATTGGTACTTCTGTATGCACAGTAGATCAGCTGGGAGATCCTGATACTGCTCTAGTTCTTCGTGGTGACGCTCCGAAAAACGTAACGATTTCGCAGTCAGTAATCATGAACACCAATTCGGAAAGCTACGCAATCGCTAACGTAAATAGTCTTAATGCTGGGAGTTATTCTCTAACAATCTCAGGAAACTACTGGGGAGAGACTGACTACAGTTCTGGTCTCCTTGGCGAGCTAGGTAGTGCGCAAGTTACTTGTGAAAATTACTATAAAACTGCAACTTATACAACAGTTCCGCCCGTTCTAAGTAACTTGGTCAATATACCTTGA
- a CDS encoding HAMP domain-containing sensor histidine kinase has product MVLVVFILCASALFVYAVSENVFIRNYSSEMRNIFMDSPMGKGFGYGMGRMSIGRGSTEFYVKIDETVVQNPSELVSVPDVEGYVRTRIEGSSYLLYGFWNGTEKVVLGARMDDLDFFLESLATTLLLSLLVGVALSVVGGFFLGDRVSRPIKDTSRLLKEITMDDLSRRVETEPKTSELAELKESLNKALDRIEDGYSRQEQFSSDIAHEIRSPLTAILGFSRLIKRWGSSDPEVVKEAADSISDTADKMMTITESLLFLSQPSIELNTTTFNIRELVDELVGSINSAESNDFRIDVADTDISSDRVLLKIVLKVLVENALKFGKGGPIEIVWSNGVLSVRDYGKGIEKDEIDKIFDRFYRSDSSRGGQGHGLGLSIASKICKVLGLSIGADNCTNGGSVFKVGGLR; this is encoded by the coding sequence GTGGTGCTTGTAGTGTTCATCCTCTGTGCATCGGCTCTCTTCGTGTATGCTGTTTCTGAGAACGTCTTCATCAGAAATTACTCTTCAGAGATGAGAAATATATTCATGGATTCCCCTATGGGAAAGGGATTTGGTTATGGCATGGGCAGAATGTCGATAGGGAGGGGGTCCACGGAGTTCTACGTAAAAATCGATGAAACGGTAGTTCAGAATCCCTCAGAACTTGTCTCGGTTCCCGATGTAGAAGGCTACGTGAGAACAAGAATAGAGGGGAGTTCCTACCTTCTTTACGGTTTCTGGAACGGAACTGAGAAAGTCGTCCTGGGAGCAAGGATGGACGATCTTGATTTCTTTCTTGAGAGTCTGGCTACCACACTCCTTCTCTCGCTTCTTGTAGGAGTCGCACTATCGGTAGTTGGCGGTTTCTTTCTTGGAGACAGGGTTTCCAGGCCAATAAAAGACACTTCGCGTTTGCTCAAAGAAATTACTATGGATGATCTTTCCAGGCGAGTCGAGACTGAGCCGAAAACTAGCGAGCTTGCTGAACTGAAAGAATCTCTCAATAAGGCTCTGGACAGGATAGAAGATGGATACAGCAGGCAGGAACAGTTCTCTTCAGATATTGCACATGAAATTCGGTCTCCGCTCACTGCGATACTCGGATTCTCAAGACTGATCAAGCGCTGGGGCTCTAGCGATCCCGAGGTCGTAAAGGAGGCTGCCGATAGCATTTCAGACACTGCAGACAAAATGATGACAATCACTGAATCCCTTCTATTCCTCTCACAACCAAGTATTGAGCTGAACACCACTACTTTCAACATCAGAGAATTGGTGGACGAGCTGGTTGGCAGCATAAATTCTGCGGAGTCAAATGACTTCAGAATTGATGTGGCGGATACTGACATCAGTTCAGATAGAGTTCTACTGAAGATCGTTCTCAAGGTTCTTGTCGAAAACGCTCTTAAATTCGGAAAAGGTGGACCTATTGAGATCGTTTGGTCAAATGGCGTGCTAAGTGTTAGGGACTATGGAAAGGGTATCGAGAAGGACGAAATAGACAAGATATTTGACCGATTTTACAGAAGCGATTCCTCTAGAGGCGGTCAAGGACATGGGTTAGGCCTATCCATTGCGAGCAAGATCTGCAAGGTCTTAGGGCTGTCAATCGGTGCCGATAACTGCACAAATGGAGGATCAGTGTTCAAAGTGGGGGGATTGAGATGA
- a CDS encoding response regulator transcription factor, whose translation MIGRILAVEDDIHIAKLLRMELGHEGYEIEVLSNGNEALKYLENELPDLLILDVMLPGIDGFAVLEEIREYISTDLPVIMLTARGEVKDRVRGLKSGADDYLPKPFVIEELLARIEAVLRRKGKVERISYHELMLDLQSREASVSGEPLQLSRTEFDLLAALLSNAGIVMSKERLLEKVWGSEDWGNPNVVEVYINYLRKKLGKTGERIKTVRGSGYVVR comes from the coding sequence TTGATTGGGAGGATTTTGGCTGTTGAGGACGATATACACATTGCGAAACTTCTCCGAATGGAGTTGGGTCACGAGGGATATGAAATAGAAGTCTTGAGCAACGGAAATGAAGCTTTGAAGTATTTGGAAAATGAACTTCCGGATCTCTTGATTCTTGATGTCATGCTGCCGGGAATCGATGGTTTCGCCGTGCTTGAGGAAATCAGAGAATATATTTCGACAGACCTGCCTGTAATAATGCTAACTGCAAGAGGCGAAGTGAAGGACCGGGTACGCGGATTGAAGAGCGGTGCTGATGATTATCTGCCAAAACCCTTTGTTATTGAAGAGCTTTTGGCAAGAATAGAAGCTGTCCTAAGGAGAAAGGGGAAAGTGGAGAGAATCAGCTACCACGAACTCATGCTCGACCTTCAGTCTCGTGAGGCCTCCGTCAGCGGAGAACCTCTTCAACTAAGTCGAACCGAATTCGACCTTCTGGCCGCTTTACTTTCTAATGCAGGCATTGTAATGTCGAAAGAGAGATTACTGGAAAAGGTTTGGGGCAGTGAGGACTGGGGCAACCCTAACGTTGTAGAAGTTTACATCAACTACCTGCGAAAGAAACTTGGAAAGACCGGTGAAAGAATCAAGACCGTCAGGGGATCGGGCTACGTTGTCCGCTAG
- a CDS encoding bifunctional 2',3'-cyclic-nucleotide 2'-phosphodiesterase/3'-nucleotidase: protein MNWKKRIPAVVIVLILATLIPAMVFGKTSIHELVIMGTTDLHGYVMPYDYLTVEEVSDYGAAKTFTLIKMARELYNNTILIDTGDAIQGSVLAEREARIDPIKLGDTPSIIKAMNIMDYDVVGIGNHEFNFGLEYLDLSIASADFPMISANLYNEETQELRYDPYVILEREVDGIPIKIGVIAFLPPEIMMWDRVLLEGKVYAEPIVDAAAKYVPKLREEGVDLVIVSLHQGSSDAEAMLENVEGIDAIIMGHSHGRIADTIDAVPVTMAGSWGSSLGLIHFHLLNRDGEWEIFSSCPQLWHVDEEVEAAPEIVEAVKEQHEATIDYVMAPVGATTVPIKGYFSRVIDNEVTQLVNEAQLWYASEYFKGTEFEGMPLLSAAAPFRTNTSVEAGDVKIMNAADIYIYSNTLHVVKVNGIELKGWLEKCAENFNQIDPNSTEDQNLLARFSSYNFDVIEGIDYQIDVRNPVGQRIVNLTYEGEEVEDDMEFLVVTNNYRAGGGGYHLIDADIVLSSTVENRSVIIDYIIEQGTITPTPSYNWSIAPFESAGRITFTSNQEAASLIDELGIKGIKYIADRLFEVDLIEIAENVPQAVAN from the coding sequence TTGAACTGGAAAAAAAGAATTCCTGCAGTTGTCATCGTCCTGATTCTCGCTACGCTGATCCCCGCAATGGTTTTCGGAAAGACCTCGATTCATGAACTCGTGATTATGGGAACTACGGACCTTCACGGCTATGTTATGCCTTACGATTACCTGACTGTAGAAGAAGTGAGTGATTACGGCGCTGCCAAAACTTTCACTCTCATCAAGATGGCAAGGGAGCTGTACAATAACACTATTTTGATCGACACGGGAGATGCTATTCAAGGAAGCGTTCTCGCAGAGCGTGAAGCGCGAATAGATCCAATCAAATTGGGAGATACTCCCTCGATAATCAAAGCAATGAATATAATGGACTATGACGTAGTTGGAATTGGAAATCACGAATTCAATTTCGGCCTCGAGTATCTGGATCTCTCCATCGCTTCTGCTGACTTCCCAATGATCTCGGCAAATCTTTACAACGAAGAGACGCAAGAGCTCAGGTATGACCCCTATGTGATACTGGAAAGAGAAGTCGACGGAATTCCAATCAAGATTGGTGTTATAGCCTTTCTTCCTCCGGAAATTATGATGTGGGACAGAGTCCTCCTTGAAGGAAAAGTCTATGCTGAACCTATAGTGGACGCCGCTGCCAAGTATGTCCCTAAACTACGCGAAGAGGGCGTCGATCTAGTGATAGTATCCCTTCACCAGGGAAGTTCAGACGCTGAAGCAATGCTCGAAAACGTTGAAGGAATAGACGCCATCATCATGGGTCACAGCCACGGGAGAATTGCCGACACAATAGATGCAGTCCCGGTGACAATGGCAGGAAGCTGGGGAAGCTCCTTAGGTCTGATACATTTCCATCTTCTGAACCGTGATGGAGAGTGGGAGATATTCTCTTCATGCCCACAGCTCTGGCATGTCGATGAAGAAGTCGAAGCTGCTCCGGAGATAGTGGAAGCAGTCAAAGAACAGCACGAAGCAACCATTGATTATGTAATGGCCCCGGTTGGAGCGACAACCGTACCGATCAAGGGATACTTCAGCAGAGTAATCGATAACGAAGTCACTCAGCTCGTCAACGAAGCCCAGCTCTGGTATGCAAGTGAGTATTTCAAGGGAACTGAATTTGAAGGGATGCCACTGCTTTCAGCCGCAGCGCCATTCAGAACCAACACCAGTGTCGAAGCTGGAGACGTCAAAATAATGAATGCAGCAGACATCTACATCTACTCGAACACACTGCACGTTGTGAAAGTGAACGGAATCGAACTCAAGGGTTGGCTGGAAAAGTGCGCCGAGAATTTCAACCAAATTGATCCAAACAGTACTGAGGATCAGAACCTCCTGGCTCGTTTCTCATCGTATAACTTCGATGTAATCGAAGGAATAGACTATCAGATAGATGTCCGAAACCCGGTAGGTCAGAGAATTGTGAATCTCACCTATGAGGGTGAAGAGGTCGAAGATGATATGGAGTTCCTCGTCGTGACCAATAACTACCGCGCAGGTGGCGGCGGTTATCATCTCATCGACGCGGATATTGTCCTTTCATCGACGGTCGAGAATCGAAGCGTGATCATCGACTACATAATTGAACAGGGCACGATCACTCCCACACCATCGTATAACTGGTCTATTGCTCCTTTCGAATCGGCCGGGAGAATTACCTTCACATCCAATCAGGAAGCGGCCTCTCTCATAGACGAGCTCGGAATCAAGGGAATAAAATACATCGCAGACCGACTCTTCGAAGTAGATCTCATAGAGATCGCAGAGAACGTCCCTCAGGCAGTTGCCAATTAG